The nucleotide sequence AATTGCCGTCATAATCAAATGTATACTTGTTGACTCAAGGGGTTCTATAAAGCCACTCGACAAACCAATGGCAACACAGTTTTTATGCCAGCCTTTTCTACGGCGACCAGTTTTAAACTTGATCACTCGCGGTTCGGTAATAGTTTCTCCAACAATATTTTCTAATAATAAGTTTTTAGCTTCATCATCAGATAAATACTTACTGCAAAATACTAAACCATTGCCTACTCTGTGTTGTAAGGGAATTTGCCATTGCCAGCCAGCATCATGAGCAATAGAACGTGTATAAGGGATTGGTTTTGATACCGACTTAGTTTGCACCGCAACAGCACTATCACAGGGTAACCAGTGTGACCAATCTTCATATCCCGTGTGTAATGCTTGCTCGATCAGGACACCTCTAAAGCCAGTACAGTCAATAAAAAAGTCTGCCGCGATAGTTTGTCCAGAGGCGAGCGTTATTGCACTAATATTACCCGTTTTCATACATTTATCGACTTGTGATATTTTACCTTCTATTCGTTCAGTGCCAAGCTTTTCACTAAAAGTGCGCAAATATTTTGCATAAAGCGTAGCGTCTAGATGATAGGCATAATTAATAGGTCTGTCGTGACCAAGCGCAAACTTGTTTTGTTTTGCTGCTTGTAGTTCGAAACAGTAATCGCCAAATTCGTCATGGTGACCTTTCTGCTTGCCGTGCAACCAAAAATGATGGAACTCGCCTGCCCAACATTCCTTGCCGGTTACACCAAACGAATGAATGTATTGATCATTGACTTGGCCCCAATTTTCAAAATTAATGCCCAATTTAAAAGTGGCATGAGTTGCTTTCATCACCTCTTGTTCGTTAATGCCAAGCAGCTTATGAAAGTTTTTTATCGGTGGAATGGTTGCTTCACCAACACCGACCGTTGCAATGTCATCCGATTCAATTAAGGTTACTTTAATGTTATTACCTAATAATTTCGAAAAGGCAGCAGCTGTCATCCATCCTGCGGTGCCTCCGCCTGCAATAACAACATGTTTTAGTGTGGTATCAGTCATGATATATCTCTTACAATGGTTGTTGGCAGTAATAGTCTATTAGTGCTCTATTGGTCGGTAAACCCTGAAGAAACTGTTGCTTTTGGTGTTGTACTTTTGCAAACAATTGTTCAGCCAGTTGTTTATTTTCAAATAAGCTTTGATGTGCTCGTGGTTGCGTATAATGACCCATACCGTAAAGCACATATTGATAACTCGCAGAGGGAAACACTTCTTCATTTTCAATAAAGTCGTAGCGACTCGGAGGTTGATATTGCCACAGTTGCATTAATTGCATTAAGCGTTCAGGAATGCTTGAGGCCAGTTGATTGTCTCGCCAATATTCACTATCTCGTCGTGCACTTAAAATGTAATGTAACTTTAAAAATTCGATGACGCGTTGCCAGCGATAGCTAAAACGGCTATTAAAGCGCTCGGCGACAATGTCCATTTGCCCACGTGTTTGCGGTAACTGTTCACTGATCATGGTGACAGACAGTTCTATCATTGCTAGTGCTGATGCTTCTAAAGGTTCAATAAAACCGGCAGACATGCCAACGGCAACACAGTTCTTATGCCAAAACTTTTCGCGATAACCTGGCGTAAATTTAAGCTTTCTGATACTGAGTTTTTCCGTTTCTTTTTCGCCAATAGAGCCGGCGATATAGTGTCGAAGTTGTTGTTCAGCGTCAGTATCACTGATATGTGCACTTGAGTAGGTGTGACCTACACCTCGGCGAGAGGGCAGCCCTATATCCCATATCCAACCACTGGTTTGTGCGGTAGATAAGGTGGCAGATGCAATGTCTTGCTGCAATGTGTAAGGGACTTGTGTCGCTAAGGCGCAATTATTAAATAGCACTTTATCTTGCTTAATTAATGGAATGTTGAAGTACTTACTTATTAATAAACCGGCGCTACCTGAGCAGTCGATAAATAAGTCACCTTCAATTAATTGCCCATCTTTAGTTGCTAGCTTTTCAATATCACCTGACGGGCTAGCCAGAATATTTTCGATATGGGCAACAATATGTTTAACCGCTAATTTTTTCGTACAATGTTGTTGTAGTAATGTGGCAAACTTTCCTGCATTCAGGTGGTAACCGTAGTTCGCAACGCCAGCATAAGCGGGTGTGGTAAACTGTTTTGGTGCTAAACCTGCTTCACAAACATGGTATTGAGCATTGACCGTGCCAGCAAATGGTTGTTTTTGTTGTTGTTCCTGCCAGTGTCTCGACAAGTTTACTTCGGTATAACCTTCTGGTGTCATGAAAGGGTGATAATAAAAGTCACCGCTTTGCGCACTCTGCCAATTGATGAATTTTGAACCTTGCTTAAATGAAGCATCACATTGTTGAATAAACTCAAGCTCAGTAATGCCAATTTTATCTAAGGTGTTGCGCATTGACGGCCAAGTACCTTCGCCAACGCCTATGCTTTTTACATCTGGAGATTCTATTAGGGTAATTTCAAGTGCTTGTTGTTCGGCAATTCTGTGTTCGGCAGCAATAACCCCAGCGGTTAGCCAACCCGCACTACCGCCACCCACAATGACTATTTTTTTTACGACCTTATCCATCACTTTACCTAATATTAAAAATAGGAGATTACGAAGTTGTCTACTTTCAATTATGCTTATTACGCAGTATTTACTCTTAACACTAC is from Colwellia sp. Arc7-635 and encodes:
- a CDS encoding tryptophan halogenase family protein, which codes for MTDTTLKHVVIAGGGTAGWMTAAAFSKLLGNNIKVTLIESDDIATVGVGEATIPPIKNFHKLLGINEQEVMKATHATFKLGINFENWGQVNDQYIHSFGVTGKECWAGEFHHFWLHGKQKGHHDEFGDYCFELQAAKQNKFALGHDRPINYAYHLDATLYAKYLRTFSEKLGTERIEGKISQVDKCMKTGNISAITLASGQTIAADFFIDCTGFRGVLIEQALHTGYEDWSHWLPCDSAVAVQTKSVSKPIPYTRSIAHDAGWQWQIPLQHRVGNGLVFCSKYLSDDEAKNLLLENIVGETITEPRVIKFKTGRRRKGWHKNCVAIGLSSGFIEPLESTSIHLIMTAIVRLLRLFPYNGVTPSAVDEYNNKLDSELNAVRDFIILHYKVNERADSKFWQHCQHMEVPPSLAHKIRLFKETGRVFLDDGDIFRVDSWTQVMLGQGLMPMQYHQIANIMNDDELTKFLTSLKSAISNAVSELPEHDDFIKQYCSSSA
- a CDS encoding tryptophan halogenase family protein, whose translation is MDKVVKKIVIVGGGSAGWLTAGVIAAEHRIAEQQALEITLIESPDVKSIGVGEGTWPSMRNTLDKIGITELEFIQQCDASFKQGSKFINWQSAQSGDFYYHPFMTPEGYTEVNLSRHWQEQQQKQPFAGTVNAQYHVCEAGLAPKQFTTPAYAGVANYGYHLNAGKFATLLQQHCTKKLAVKHIVAHIENILASPSGDIEKLATKDGQLIEGDLFIDCSGSAGLLISKYFNIPLIKQDKVLFNNCALATQVPYTLQQDIASATLSTAQTSGWIWDIGLPSRRGVGHTYSSAHISDTDAEQQLRHYIAGSIGEKETEKLSIRKLKFTPGYREKFWHKNCVAVGMSAGFIEPLEASALAMIELSVTMISEQLPQTRGQMDIVAERFNSRFSYRWQRVIEFLKLHYILSARRDSEYWRDNQLASSIPERLMQLMQLWQYQPPSRYDFIENEEVFPSASYQYVLYGMGHYTQPRAHQSLFENKQLAEQLFAKVQHQKQQFLQGLPTNRALIDYYCQQPL